GTTATCCCATCGGCGCGAGCTATCCGCCCGACTGGGGCGAGCGCACGATGAGCCTGCGTCCAGGCGACAAGACGGTGCTTGAACCCGGTATGACGTTCCATTTCATGCCCGGCCTGTGGCTCGACGACTGGGGCCTCGAAATTACTGAAAGTATTCTGATCACCGAGACGGGCGTCGAGACGCTCTGCAACACGCCGCGCAAGCTGTTCGTCAAGCCGTAAGGCTTTCACCTCTGCCTGGAACCCGTCCGCGCGCGCTTCTCGCTTCGCGCGACGGGATCATAAAAGGACAATCATGCTTCCAAAGACCATGAAGGCCGTCGTGCTGACCGCGCACGGCGGCCTGGACAAGCTTGTCTATCGCGACGACGTGCCCGTTCCCGTCTGTCAGCCGGGCGAAGTGTTGCTCGACGTCACTGCGTGCGGACTGAACAACACCGACGTCTGGGTGCGCGAAGGTGCATACGGCACCGACGACGATCCGCAAGCCGTTTCGACCTGGCGGCGCGGACGCTCGACGCTGTCGTTCCCGCGCATTCAGGGCGCGGACATCGTGGGACGCGTGGTCGCCGTGGGCAGCGACGTCAGCGAAACGCGTATCGGCGAACGGGTAATCGTCGACGCGTCGATCTATAACCGCGACGACGACAGCCTCGCCGACATCGACTATGTCGGCCACGGCCGTGACGGCGGCTACGCCGAATACGCAGCGGTCTCTTCCGGGAGCGCGCATCGCGTCGATTCCTCGTACTCCGATGCCGAACTCGCGACCTTCTGGTGCGCGTATCACACGGGCGAGCAGATGATCGAGCGCGCCGCCGTCAAGAGCGGCGACACGGTGCTGATTACGGGTGCTTCGGGTGGCGTCGGATCGGCCATCATTCAATTGTGCCGCGCGCGCGGCGCCATTCCGTACGCGGTGGTCAGCGAGGGCAAGGAAGAAGCCGTGCTGAAGCTCGGCGCAGAAGGTGCGATGCTGCGCGAGAGCCCGGATTTCGCTGCCGCTGTCGAACAGATGACGGGCGGCAAGCCGATCGATGTGGTGGCCGATCTGGTCGGCGGTGCGCTGTTCGGCAAGCTGCTCAACATCCTTCGCCCGGAAGGCCGCTATACGACGGCAGGTGCGATTGCCGGGCCCGTGGTTCAACTCGATCTGCGAACCATGTACCTGAAGCAGTTGCAGTTGAACGGATCATCGCAAGGCACACGCGGCGCGTTCAGGCGCGTGCTCGACTATATTCAGACGGGCACGATCAAACCCGTTCTTGCCGCAACGTATCCGCTGTCGAAGTTTCATGAAGCGCAAACGCAATTCATGGGGAAGCGCTTCGTCGGCAATATCGTTGTTGTGCCGGACAGGCATTACAGTGAAGTGGCTGTTATGGCCTGAGTAACACCCGCCTGAAAGAAGCCGGACCCGCGTATCTTTGCGGGTCCGCGCGTCAACCGTTGACTGGATGCAAAAA
This genomic interval from Paraburkholderia sabiae contains the following:
- a CDS encoding alcohol dehydrogenase family protein — encoded protein: MLPKTMKAVVLTAHGGLDKLVYRDDVPVPVCQPGEVLLDVTACGLNNTDVWVREGAYGTDDDPQAVSTWRRGRSTLSFPRIQGADIVGRVVAVGSDVSETRIGERVIVDASIYNRDDDSLADIDYVGHGRDGGYAEYAAVSSGSAHRVDSSYSDAELATFWCAYHTGEQMIERAAVKSGDTVLITGASGGVGSAIIQLCRARGAIPYAVVSEGKEEAVLKLGAEGAMLRESPDFAAAVEQMTGGKPIDVVADLVGGALFGKLLNILRPEGRYTTAGAIAGPVVQLDLRTMYLKQLQLNGSSQGTRGAFRRVLDYIQTGTIKPVLAATYPLSKFHEAQTQFMGKRFVGNIVVVPDRHYSEVAVMA